The segment CGAGGAGCTCGGCGGCGACGGCCCGGTAGTGGGCGTTCTCCAGCAGCGCGCCGCGCAGCACGCGGGTGGTGCCGTAGACGGCCCGGACCAGATCGGCCGGGGCCGGGTCGGGGCCGCCGGACCGCGAGAGCCGGATCGCGAGTCTGCGGACGGGCGGCCCGAAGGCGGCCGGTACCCCGAAGGCGCCCAGCGCCGCACCGGCCGCCCGGGCGGCCGCGGTGCGCACGGCGGGCGCCGCCGGGGCGGCGGCGTGTTCCTCGACGCTGGAGTCGACGAGGACGAGACCGGTGGTACGGCCCGGATGGAGCCGGGCGAACGCCTCGGCGTGGAATCCGGCGATCGAGTGACCGACGACGGTGGCGGGGCGGTCCCGCAGCCCGGCCGCGTCGAGGACCGCGGCGATCCGGTGGGCCTCCCCGGCGGCCGTGGGCGCGGCGGGGGCGGCCCCGCTCAGCCCGTGCCCGGGGCGGTCGAAGCGGACGACGGTACGGTGCGGGGCGAGCAGCGGTACGACGGGCGCCCAGTCGAACCAGGCGAGACCGAGTCCGGTGCTGAGTACACAGACGGGCCCGCTGCCCTCCACGACCACATGGTGCGGAACTCCGCCGATCCGTACGAACCTCACCCTGCCACCGCCTCCGGCCGTCCCGTACCGCCCGCGCTCCGCGGGTCCGTCGTGCGCTCCGTGTCCTCCCGGTCCCGGCGCTCCCGATTCGGTGACCGCCGTGTCTCCCGGGCCACCGACAGCGCGAGCAGTCCCAGCCAGACTGCCACGAAGAACACCTGGAGCCGCTGCCCGGCGCCCAGTGCCCAGGTGCCGTTCCCGGCTTCGAAGGCGGCGATCGACGCCAGGGTCCAGCCGGTCACCAGCAGTTCCAGGGCGACGAGCAGCGGGCCGAACCGGGCCAGTTCGGGCCAGCGGCCGTAGCGGCGGGCGGCCACGGTGAGGGCGACGATCCCGACCAGGGCGCCGGTCATGGCGAGGGAGCTGCTGACGGCGTGCGCGGTGTGGGTGGCGGGGACCAGGCCCGCGGTCTCGCGGGCGGCGCACTCGGGGTCTGCGGTGGGTGTGCAGCTCAGGGGCAGCCGGGAGTCGACCGCGGTCGCCGCGCCGAAGAACATGACACCCGCCCAGCCGATCACGGTCCAGGGCCGGCGCGGCGCGTGCCGGGCGCGCAGGGTGTGGGCGAGGGCGAGGGCGGCGCCCGCGCACACCAGCGATCCGGCGGCCAGGTCGGTGGCCCGGAAGAGCCCGCCGAACGGCTGGTCCTGGGCCGCGAGTTCGCTGACGTAGGTCCGCACCGGGTCGAGCCCGGTCGACAGGACGACTTCCAGGAGCCACGCGGTGTAGACGAGGGCGCCGATGGCTATGAGTGCGGCGGTCATCAGTCCATGATCTCGCACACCTGACCGGTTCTTTCCCGATAGCCGTATCGTATACCCGGTGGGGGTAGTATGCGGATCATGGTGAAGGCCCAGGGAACGCGGACGGGACGGCTGCTGCTGTTCCTCGCGCTGCTGTTCGGGGTCGTGACCATGCACACCGTGGGTCACCCGTCGTCGGGCCACACCACGGGCGGCACGGCGGCCCACACCCCGCCGCACACGGATCCGGCCCACGCCGATCCGGCACAGGCCCATCCGCCACAGGCCGATCCGGTGCACGCCGATCCGGCGTCCGCGCCGGACGGCGCCCGGCCCGAGACCGCGGCGGACGCGCACCGGACCGCCGGAGTTCCCGTCCTCCAGGACAGCGGGCCCACCCCCGGCGTGATGGACCCGACGATGGTCTGTCTCGCCGTGCTCGGCGCGTTCGGGGTCGCGCTGCTGGTCCTCGCGGGGGCCTGGCTGCGGCAGCGCGCGGCCGCGGCCCTCGCCCTCGTGGGCGGTACGGCCGCCGGTGCCCGGGCCGGGCCCCGGCCCCCGCCGCCCCGCATACGTCTCGCACAGCTTTCGGTCCTGCGGATCTAGGAACGCGCGGGCCGCCCGTGGAGGGCGGCACACGTGACGGATCCGCGCGGCCCCGCCCGGGGCCGTATCCACAGACCGACAGCACGAGGTGTATCCGTATGACCGAGTTCATCCATCGCCGTACCCTTCTGGGCGCTTCGCTCGCCGTGGCCGGTACGGCGGCCCTGGCGGCCTGCTCCGGTTCGGACGGCGGCCAAGGCGGCGGCCACGCCGGACACAACGGGGGCGGCCAGGGCGGCGGCGCCGCGGGCGCGGGCAGCGCCAAGGGGTTCGTGGCGCCCGACGGCCCGGAGGTGAAGGCCGCGGAGGCCAAGCGCGGCAAGGGCCCCGAGCGCAAGGTGCGGTTCACCGCCACACCCGCGACCCTCGACCTCGGCGCCGGGGTCACCGCGAAGAGCTGGGCCTACGGGGACCGGCTGCCCGGCCAGGAGGTACGGGTCACCGCCGGGGACACCCTGGCGCTCACCCTCGCCAACAATCTGCCGGAGTCGACGTCCCTGCACTGGCACGGCCTTGCCCTGCGCAACGACATGGACGGGGTGCCCGGGCTGACCCAGGCCCCGGTCAAGGCGGGCGGCACCTTCGACTACCGCTTCACGGTCGCGCACCCGGGGACCTACTGGTTCCACCCGCACTCGGGCGTCCAGCAGGACCGGGGCCTGTACGCGCCGCTGATCGTCGAGGACCCGAAGGAGCCGCTGAAGTACGACAAGGAGTGGGTGATCGTCCTCGACGACTGGGTCGACGGGATCGACGGTTCCACTCCCGACGCCGTCCTCACCGAACTCAGCAAGGGCATGACGAGCGGCGGCGGCCACGAGGGCCACGGCGCGGCCGGAACCACCGCCATGGGCGGCCGGGGCATCGTGTCCGCGGCCCGGCGGCCGGCCGCCGCGAAGACCCCGGGCCCGGGCGGGGCGGGCCCCTCGCGGATGATGATGGGCGCCAAGAGCGATCTGCTCGGCGGCGACGCGGGCGATGTCGACTACCCCCACTATCTGATCAACGGCCGGACGGCGAAGGCGCCGGTCTCCTTCGGCGCGAAGCCCGGCGACCGGATCCGGCTGCGGATCATCAACGCGGGCGGTGACACGGCCTTCCGGATCGCCCTCGGCGGCCATGAGATGACCGTGACCCACAGCGACGGCTTCCCCGTCGCGCCCGTGAAGACGGACGCGCTGCTG is part of the Streptomyces qinzhouensis genome and harbors:
- a CDS encoding alpha/beta fold hydrolase codes for the protein MRFVRIGGVPHHVVVEGSGPVCVLSTGLGLAWFDWAPVVPLLAPHRTVVRFDRPGHGLSGAAPAAPTAAGEAHRIAAVLDAAGLRDRPATVVGHSIAGFHAEAFARLHPGRTTGLVLVDSSVEEHAAAPAAPAVRTAAARAAGAALGAFGVPAAFGPPVRRLAIRLSRSGGPDPAPADLVRAVYGTTRVLRGALLENAHYRAVAAELLALRERRPLPPGAPVTVLAATAGGRRWTARQRALALLLGARFRETGPAGHLMMLDRPDAVAEAVLHSTVRGGGHTPAT
- a CDS encoding multicopper oxidase family protein; protein product: MTEFIHRRTLLGASLAVAGTAALAACSGSDGGQGGGHAGHNGGGQGGGAAGAGSAKGFVAPDGPEVKAAEAKRGKGPERKVRFTATPATLDLGAGVTAKSWAYGDRLPGQEVRVTAGDTLALTLANNLPESTSLHWHGLALRNDMDGVPGLTQAPVKAGGTFDYRFTVAHPGTYWFHPHSGVQQDRGLYAPLIVEDPKEPLKYDKEWVIVLDDWVDGIDGSTPDAVLTELSKGMTSGGGHEGHGAAGTTAMGGRGIVSAARRPAAAKTPGPGGAGPSRMMMGAKSDLLGGDAGDVDYPHYLINGRTAKAPVSFGAKPGDRIRLRIINAGGDTAFRIALGGHEMTVTHSDGFPVAPVKTDALLLGMGERYDVVVTAGDGVFPLVALAEGKDTTALALFRTGGGAAPAATVRPAELTRRVLTADKLRADASVALPARKPDREIEIELTGGMAKYDWAFDGKPYTPDPRHEVRAGERVRLVFRNPTEMWHPLHLHGHTFAVGGTAGGARKDTAVILPNGTLTADFDADNPGLWMIHCHNVYHAEAGMMTVLGYRK
- a CDS encoding DUF998 domain-containing protein, which codes for MTAALIAIGALVYTAWLLEVVLSTGLDPVRTYVSELAAQDQPFGGLFRATDLAAGSLVCAGAALALAHTLRARHAPRRPWTVIGWAGVMFFGAATAVDSRLPLSCTPTADPECAARETAGLVPATHTAHAVSSSLAMTGALVGIVALTVAARRYGRWPELARFGPLLVALELLVTGWTLASIAAFEAGNGTWALGAGQRLQVFFVAVWLGLLALSVARETRRSPNRERRDREDTERTTDPRSAGGTGRPEAVAG